A single genomic interval of Spinacia oleracea cultivar Varoflay chromosome 6, BTI_SOV_V1, whole genome shotgun sequence harbors:
- the LOC110790903 gene encoding uncharacterized protein, which yields MDCLVMPVSVLIRRCSGRFSTSRLGYRSLADEAMLDGGDLVTVVVGSERRQFLVDSFVLQETPFRVLIELSMKNKREFVNNYMDDDITSCSTKRVIFVDVDAILFEHMLWLMYNDCSSFFKLNVKEILEFYAQDY from the coding sequence ATGGATTGCTTGGTTATGCCGGTTTCGGTCCTCATAAGGCGGTGTTCCGGAAGGTTCTCGACCTCACGGCTAGGCTACCGGTCCTTGGCCGATGAAGCTATGCTCGACGGTGGTGATTTGGTGACGGTGGTGGTGGGAAGTGAAAGAAGGCAATTCTTGGTAGACTCATTTGTGTTACAAGAGACCCCTTTTCGAGTTTTGATAGAGTTGTCTATGAAGAATAAGAGGGAGTTTGTGAATAATTATATGGATGATGATATTACAAGTTGTTCTACAAAGAGGGTGATTTTTGTTGATGTGGATGCTATTTTGTTTGAGCATATGCTTTGGTTGATGTATAATGATTGCTCTTCTTTTTTTAAGCTTAATGTTAAGGAGATTCTTGAGTTTTATGCTCAagattattaa
- the LOC110792151 gene encoding AT-hook motif nuclear-localized protein 23, which translates to MAGLDLGTPNRYVHQLHHQSSHHRSDLHLQQQRSDPSEDDDNNNNDHDEHGLDLVNVSGGSGPGDIVGRRPRGRPPGSKNKPKPPVIITRESANTLRAHILEVASGCDIFDCVASYARRRQRGICVLSGTGTVTNVSLRQPGGGGAGASAVVTLHGRFEILSLSGSFLPPPAPPGATSLTIFLAGGQGQVVGGNVVGELVAAGPVIVIAASFTNVAYERLPLEEEESAAAATGGGGGLQMQTGPPGGNGGQFPDPSSGLPFLNLPLNMQNCQLPVDQWASANNNSAGRPPFG; encoded by the coding sequence ATGGCGGGTTTAGATTTAGGAACACCGAATCGATATGTTCATCAACTTCACCACCAATCATCTCACCACCGGTCGGACCTCCATTTACAGCAGCAAAGGTCCGACCCGTCTGAAGACGATGATAATAACAATAACGATCATGATGAGCACGGGTTAGACCTAGTCAACGTTTCCGGCGGGTCAGGACCCGGAGACATAGTGGGGCGGCGACCCAGAGGAAGACCACCTGGGTCGAAGAATAAGCCTAAACCACCGGTGATAATAACCCGGGAAAGCGCCAACACTCTCCGAGCTCATATCCTTGAGGTGGCGAGTGGTTGTGATATATTCGACTGTGTCGCCTCCTACGCACGGCGGAGGCAACGGGGGATCTGCGTCCTTAGTGGTACCGGAACCGTCACCAACGTTAGTCTCCGACAACCAGGAGGTGGCGGAGCAGGTGCGTCGGCGGTTGTTACGCTACACGGTCGATTCGAGATCCTTTCTCTATCCGGGTCGTTTTTACCCCCACCTGCCCCACCCGGGGCCACAAGTCTTACCATCTTCTTAGCGGGTGGGCAAGGGCAGGTTGTCGGAGGAAACGTGGTTGGTGAGCTGGTTGCTGCTGGACCTGTTATCGTCATCGCCGCTTCCTTCACCAACGTCGCTTACGAGCGGCTTCCGTTAGAAGAAGAGGAATCCGCCGCTGCTGCcactggtggtggtggtggacttCAGATGCAAACCGGACCACCCGGTGGAAATGGGGGTCAGTTCCCTGACCCTTCTTCAGGGTTACCTTTCTTAAACTTGCCTCTGAATATGCAAAACTGCCAGTTGCCGGTTGATCAATGGGCTTCTGCTAATAACAATTCAGCTGGTAGACCTCCTTTTGGAtaa